A DNA window from Entelurus aequoreus isolate RoL-2023_Sb linkage group LG24, RoL_Eaeq_v1.1, whole genome shotgun sequence contains the following coding sequences:
- the tgm2l gene encoding protein-glutamine gamma-glutamyltransferase 2 produces the protein MAVIMDVDPRCRENNSAHHTKDIDQERLIVRRGQPFSISVQCSESLHRDHHLALVLHLGKRGEKAIKVEKERGSKEGWRFTQEGDHNGVLLTLHSPADSVIGHYRLHVLLMTPDGRVSEKNEKIDFHLLFNPWCKDDAVHLSEEKLLQEYIMNEHGMIYTGSWHSIRSIPWHYGQFEDHVMDICFEILDNSNDALRNPEKDMEHRWDPVYVSRIISAMVNSNGDRGVLEGRWHEPYSDGVPPNRWNGSVPILQKWSRGRARPVKYGQCWVYAAVACTVLRCLGIPTRNITNFSSAHDTDGNLSVDFLVNEKLESLDTRGKSDSSWNFHCWVESWMNRVDLPKGNDGWQVLDPTPQEPSDGEYCCGPCPVTAIKEGNLGVKFDAPFIFAEVNADIIRWMVRKDGQRQKLSVDQNSVGRNISTKSPFSDRREDITLQYKYPEGSKKEREIFEKAGRPITEPTTEREKPGKLQMTIKPTNPLFGTDFDVVIELKNNGGGEAHAQLTLLAMVETYNCIHRGEIERQTKKVSVPAYKVHKEVLRVHYNDYAKCVSDHHLIKVMALLEAQGENEPNMVVVKIPLILPELLVEIHGQAAVNIPLKASISFTNPLPVPLKRCVFTVEGAGLVSPSEVRMNGEIGPGKKVNVKLTFTPARTGARKLLVDFDSDRLKDVRGVATVFVEKHLRLY, from the exons ATGG CTGTCATTATGGATGTGGATCCAAGATGTCGTGAGAACAATTCAGCTCACCACACCAAGGACATCGATCAGGAGCGCTTGATTGTGCGCCGGGGTCAGCCCTTCTCCATCTCGGTGCAGTGCTCCGAGTCTTTGCACCGTGACCACCACCTGGCACTGGTCCTCCATCTTG GCAAGCGAGGGGAGAAGGCGatcaaagttgagaaggagcgcGGCAGCAAAGAGGGATGGCGCTTCACGCAGGAGGGAGACCACAATGGCGTGCTGTTGACTCTACACAGCCCGGCAGACTCCGTCATCGGCCATTACCGTCTGCACGTGTTGCTGATGACTCCTGATGGACGCGTTTCGGAGAAGAACGAGAAGATTGACTTCCATCTGCTCTTCAACCCGTGGTGCAAAG ATGATGCTGTGCACCTCAGCGAGGAGAAGCTCCTTCAGGAGTACATCATGAATGAGCATGGAATGATTTACACCGGCTCATGGCACTCCATCAGAAGCATCCCTTGGCATTACGGACAG TTTGAGGACCACGTGATGGACATCTGCTTTGAAATCCTGGACAACTCCAATGATGCCTTGAGAAACCCGGAGAAGGACATGGAGCACAGATGGGACCCCGTCTACGTCAGCAGGATCATCTCTGCCATG GTGAACTCCAACGGTGACAGGGGTGTGTTGGAGGGCCGCTGGCATGAGCCGTATTCTGACGGAGTCCCGCCTAACCGATGGAACGGCAGCGTTCCCATCCTCCAAAAGTGGAGCCGAGGCCGGGCCAGGCCGGTCAAATACGGCCAGTGTTGGGTCTATGCTGCTGTCGCCTGCACAG TGCTGCGCTGCCTGGGAATCCCAACACGCAACATCACCAACTTCTCTTCTGCCCATGACACCGATGGAAACCTTTCTGTGGACTTCCTGGTTAATGAAAAACTGGAGAGCCTGGATACGAGAGGGAAGTCAGACAGCAGCTG GAACTTCCACTGTTGGGTGGAGTCCTGGATGAACAGAGTTGACCTCCCAAAAGGAAATGATGGCTGGCAGGTTTTGGACCCAACCCCTCAAGAACCAAGCGATG GTGAGTACTGCTGTGGTCCATGTCCTGTTACGGCCATCAAGGAAGGAAATCTGGGCGTCAAGTTCGATGCTCCGTTCATATTTGCTGAGGTGAACGCCGACATCATCAGGTGGATGGTCCGGAAAGATGGTCAAAGACAGAAG CTCAGCGTGGACCAAAACAGCGTGGGAAGGAACATCAGTACCAAAAGTCCCTTCAGCGACCGCAGGGAAGATATCACTCTCCAATACAAATATCCAGAAG GTTCtaaaaaagagagagagatcTTTGAGAAGGCAGGACGTCCAATAACAGAGCCGACCACTGAGAGAGAAAAACCAGGGAAGCTGCAGATGACAATCAAACCCACAAATCCTCTATTTGGAACAGACTTTGACGTCGTTATTGAG TTGAAAAACAACGGCGGCGGCGAAGCTCATGCTCAGCTGACCCTGCTGGCCATGGTTGAAACTTACAACTGTATACACCGAGGAGAGATTGAGAGGCAAACCAAGAAGGTCAGCGTGCCTGCCTACAAAG ttCACAAGGAAGTGCTGCGCGTGCACTACAATGACTACGCCAAGTGTGTCTCGGATCACCATTTGATCAAGGTGATGGCCCTCCTGGAGGCCCAAGGAGAGAATGAACCCAACATGGTCGTGGTCAAAATCCCTCTCATCTTGCCTGAGCTCCTTGTAGAG ATTCACGGGCAAGCCGCAGTTAACATACCGTTAAAAGCCTCAATCTCCTTCACCAACCCTCTCCCGGTGCCACTGAAGAGGTGTGTTTTCACCGTGGAGGGGGCCGGCCTGGTGTCTCCCTCGGAGGTCAGGATGAA TGGTGAAATAGGTCCAGGCAAGAAGGTGAACGTCAAGCTCACCTTTACACCGGCTCGGACCGGAGCCAGAAAGCTCCTGGTGGATTTTGACTCCGACAGGCTCAAAGACGTACGGGGAGTCGCTACAGTTTTTGTTGAGAAGCATTTACGCTTATACTGA